Genomic DNA from Ruminococcus sp. OA3:
AAAAGGCAATATGAGCGTTGTCGGGCCTCGCCCGGTGACCACGGACAGACCGCTTTCGGATTATGATGAAAAGAGACGGGTGAGACTTACCGTCAGACCGGGGATAACGGGGTATACACAGGCATATTTTCGAAATTCTGTTTCTCAGGAAGAGAAATTACAAAAAGATGCCGATTATGCCAGGCGGGTCACGTTTATTGGTGATGTGAAAATACTAATCAAAACAGTTGAGACAGTTTTACTGAGAAAAAATATTTATATGAACGTTGACGATCCAAAGCAATGGAGAACTTAAGGAGAAAGAGTATGAATGTAGCAGGTAAGAGGCTGCTGATCCTGGGTGCAGGCCGTGGACAGGTGGGACTTTATAAGGCGGCAAGGGAGATGGGAATTACAGCCATAGCAGGGACAATGCCAGGTGACAATCTTCCGGGTATTTTTCGGGCCGACGAAATCAAATATATGAATATCGCTGAACCGGATGAGGTTGTGGAAAAAGCCAGGGAGCTTGAGTTAGACGGTGTTGCAACCTGTTGTCTGGATACCGGTATTTCTGCTCTGGGAAAAACCTGTGACACATTAAATCTGACGGGCATTGGGGAAAATGCTGCGATCATGTGCAATGACAAATCTAAGATGAAGAAGGCTTTTATGGAAAACGGAGTCAGCACGGCACAGTATTTTGAAATTTCCAGTGATCAGGAACTGGAAGATGCTCTGAAAAAAATTCATCTTCCTGTTATTATCAAGGCGACAGATCTTCAGGGGAGCAACGGCATCTATATTTCCAAAACAAGGGAAGCGGCTTTAGAGGGATTTCATTCCGCGATGAAATTGACGAAACGTTCATACTGTATCGTTGAAGAATTCATTGAAGGCTGGGAGTTTGGTGCACAGGCGTTTGTTTACCAGGGGGAGGTACTGTTTGTAATGCCCCACGGAGATGAGACATTCATGAGCCATACAGCTGTTCCGGTTGGACATTATGTTCCACTTGAATGCGACGAGAATGTTTACAGGCAGACAGAGGATGTGGTCAGGAAGGCGATCAGGGCAATTGGTCTGAACAACTGTGCGGTCAATGTGGATCTGATATTGAAGGACAACAAAGTATATATGATCGAGCTTACAGGACGGGTGGGTGCGAACTGTCTGCCGGAGCTTGTTGAGATCAATTACGGTGTTGAATACTATAAGATGATTGCTGCTATGGCCGTTGGGGCTGATCCATTAGAATACTGGGAAATGAGAAACCCTGTGAGAACCGCAGGGCTTGCAAAAATGCTGTTTTCCACTGAAAAGAAGGGGACTTTAAAGGACATCTGTTATACAGGCCAGATGAGTGATGACATTGTAGAGATAACTTTCTTCAGGAAGCCGGGGGATGATATCCGGGTGTTTGAAAATTCCAATGATTGTGTAGGACAGATTATTGTGAAAGGCAAAACGATGAATGACTGTAAAAGAAAATCAAATGAGATTATTGAAAAAATAAGGATAGATGTCTGAATTTAGAGTTCAGTCTCAGAAGGAGAAATAATTGAAAACGTTATGCCTGTTTACGAATGCCTTTCCATATGGAAACTGGGAACCTTATCTGGAAACAGAAATAAAATTTTATAATGAGTTTGATAAAGTATGGATTTTTGCATTGCAGATTCGCGAAGAACATAAAAATGTCAGGAGATCTGTGGGAAAAAACGTGAGTGTTATTCCGGTATGGTATGCCTCCAGGCTCACATATCTGATAAATGCGCTGCGAGCGGTATTTGACGCTGACTTTTATAAAGAATTCCTGCGTCTTGTTAAACGCAGGCGTTTTTGTATCAGGAATTTAATCAATCTGTTTGTTTTCTTTAGCCGGGCGT
This window encodes:
- a CDS encoding ATP-grasp domain-containing protein; its protein translation is MNVAGKRLLILGAGRGQVGLYKAAREMGITAIAGTMPGDNLPGIFRADEIKYMNIAEPDEVVEKARELELDGVATCCLDTGISALGKTCDTLNLTGIGENAAIMCNDKSKMKKAFMENGVSTAQYFEISSDQELEDALKKIHLPVIIKATDLQGSNGIYISKTREAALEGFHSAMKLTKRSYCIVEEFIEGWEFGAQAFVYQGEVLFVMPHGDETFMSHTAVPVGHYVPLECDENVYRQTEDVVRKAIRAIGLNNCAVNVDLILKDNKVYMIELTGRVGANCLPELVEINYGVEYYKMIAAMAVGADPLEYWEMRNPVRTAGLAKMLFSTEKKGTLKDICYTGQMSDDIVEITFFRKPGDDIRVFENSNDCVGQIIVKGKTMNDCKRKSNEIIEKIRIDV